In the Candidatus Saccharibacteria bacterium oral taxon 488 genome, one interval contains:
- a CDS encoding AtpZ/AtpI family protein encodes MAERPDIENGVTTATEVAAARVILGTIGDTTWRMFVPSIGCTLLGVWLDSVFGLKPWLMFAGVVLGFVGAYLLVNKQLGRVKRKKERKKI; translated from the coding sequence ATGGCTGAGAGACCAGATATTGAGAATGGCGTGACGACAGCGACGGAAGTGGCGGCGGCTCGGGTTATTCTCGGGACGATCGGCGACACAACGTGGCGGATGTTTGTGCCGAGCATCGGCTGTACGCTGCTGGGTGTGTGGCTGGATAGTGTGTTTGGCTTGAAGCCGTGGCTGATGTTTGCTGGCGTGGTACTTGGCTTTGTGGGCGCGTATCTACTGGTGAATAAGCAGCTGGGGCGTGTGAAACGAAAAAAGGAGCGTAAAAAGATATGA
- a CDS encoding F0F1 ATP synthase subunit A, producing the protein MLGALGLIVLVWLMFRTRAAALGKKKHTFATKLIHWTFDGLYNTVRQVIPDQTWARRVAPLCITIFFFVVAQYWLGLLPIVGPITVGSHGTPLFRGGVADLNMTFGLAIVTIIAAQVYAFKYLGFRGNMGRYFVNPLRDPIMAFVGILELVAEFSRLLGLSFRLFGNVLAGEVLLIMIAFLTQFISPAALQPFYLFELFIGGIQAYIFFMLSTVFISLGLAHHDTHEPTDHAHSPADTTKLAAAND; encoded by the coding sequence ATGCTCGGTGCGCTGGGGCTGATCGTTTTGGTGTGGCTGATGTTTCGGACGCGGGCGGCAGCGCTGGGCAAGAAAAAGCATACTTTCGCAACGAAGTTGATTCACTGGACATTTGATGGGCTGTATAACACGGTTCGCCAAGTCATCCCAGACCAGACATGGGCGCGTCGAGTGGCGCCGCTGTGCATCACTATATTCTTTTTCGTGGTGGCGCAGTATTGGCTGGGACTGCTACCGATTGTCGGGCCGATCACCGTGGGTAGTCATGGTACGCCGCTGTTTCGTGGTGGCGTGGCTGATCTGAATATGACGTTTGGCCTGGCTATCGTGACCATTATCGCCGCACAAGTGTACGCCTTCAAATACCTTGGCTTTAGGGGTAATATGGGTCGCTACTTTGTTAATCCACTGCGCGATCCGATCATGGCGTTTGTCGGCATTCTGGAGCTGGTGGCGGAGTTCTCGCGCCTGCTGGGGCTGAGCTTCCGTCTGTTTGGTAATGTGCTGGCGGGCGAGGTGCTGCTGATTATGATCGCCTTTTTGACGCAGTTTATTTCCCCGGCGGCGCTCCAGCCATTTTATCTGTTTGAGCTGTTCATCGGTGGTATTCAGGCGTACATTTTCTTTATGCTGTCAACGGTATTTATTTCACTGGGGCTGGCTCACCACGACACGCACGAGCCGACTGATCATGCTCATTCACCTGCTGATACGACGAAACTCGCGGCGGCGAATGATTAG
- a CDS encoding ATP synthase F0 subunit C — protein sequence MKELAFALTYAIPAALAAIGAGIVGAAAMNAAGRNPEKINDLRTMMILGISFIDALAIIGFVAAIVGKVM from the coding sequence ATGAAAGAATTAGCATTTGCACTCACCTACGCCATCCCAGCTGCGCTGGCAGCGATCGGCGCTGGTATCGTCGGCGCGGCAGCGATGAACGCGGCTGGCCGCAACCCAGAGAAAATTAACGATTTACGCACCATGATGATCCTCGGTATTTCGTTCATTGACGCCCTGGCGATCATCGGTTTCGTGGCGGCTATCGTCGGCAAAGTTATGTAA
- the atpF gene encoding F0F1 ATP synthase subunit B: MVETILTQFASAEAHAAEKADLFSSLGIDWKLLILQTVAFLILLVILRKWVYPPLAAMLDKREKDMRTAEKAAQSARDNADKAEKMTNELMRKARAEASDIVAAAREEAASVVEQAAAKATAKSETIVSAAQAEIAKEVEQAKKALHNETLELVAEATGKVLHEKVDAKADAKLIATAVKEVA, encoded by the coding sequence ATTGTGGAGACTATATTGACACAATTTGCAAGTGCCGAAGCACACGCGGCCGAAAAGGCTGACCTGTTCAGTTCGCTGGGCATTGACTGGAAGCTGCTGATCTTGCAGACGGTGGCGTTCTTGATCTTGCTGGTGATTCTGCGCAAGTGGGTATATCCACCGCTGGCAGCGATGCTCGACAAGCGCGAAAAAGACATGCGCACAGCCGAAAAGGCAGCGCAGTCGGCGCGTGATAACGCTGATAAGGCTGAAAAAATGACCAACGAGTTGATGCGAAAAGCTCGGGCGGAGGCCAGTGATATCGTGGCGGCAGCGCGCGAGGAGGCGGCCTCGGTCGTCGAGCAGGCCGCCGCTAAGGCGACTGCCAAGTCTGAGACCATCGTTAGCGCGGCGCAGGCAGAAATTGCTAAGGAAGTTGAGCAGGCTAAGAAAGCGTTGCACAATGAAACGCTGGAATTGGTAGCCGAGGCGACTGGCAAGGTTTTGCACGAAAAGGTTGATGCTAAGGCGGACGCCAAGCTGATCGCAACTGCGGTCAAGGAAGTCGCCTAG
- a CDS encoding F0F1 ATP synthase subunit delta — protein MARTLRRKLAQHAAERLLAGDAAVIDELAALIIAERREREVDLLVQDIEAKLAERGTVVATVESATPLDTVTKDKIKNLLSSKTNASNQDINVLLRESIDQALIGGFKLRTPTATLDATIAKKLNDLRAKKI, from the coding sequence ATGGCGCGGACGCTTCGGCGAAAGTTGGCGCAGCATGCGGCCGAGCGGCTGCTGGCGGGTGACGCAGCAGTGATTGATGAATTAGCGGCGCTGATCATAGCCGAGCGGCGCGAGCGAGAGGTTGATCTGTTGGTGCAGGATATTGAGGCGAAATTGGCTGAGCGTGGGACGGTTGTGGCGACGGTGGAGAGCGCGACACCGTTGGACACGGTAACAAAGGATAAGATTAAAAATCTATTGTCGTCTAAAACAAACGCCAGCAACCAAGATATTAACGTGTTGCTGCGTGAATCAATTGACCAGGCGCTCATCGGCGGCTTTAAACTGCGGACGCCAACCGCAACGCTGGACGCGACAATTGCCAAGAAATTAAACGACTTGCGGGCGAAGAAAATCTAG
- a CDS encoding F0F1 ATP synthase subunit alpha — MSKIDVTELAKSLREKIAQLEATEGLEDAGVVIRVGDGVAWVHGLSKAGYSEVLEIETDGGVVEAFALNLMEDEIGAVILGGEEKVKAGASVRRKGAVLDVPVGEELLGRVVDPLGRPLDGGPAIKTKQRGLIERPAIGVMGRKSVHEPLMTGIMSIDAMFPIGRGQRELIIGDRQTGKTAIAIDTMINQARQKTGVVNVYVAIGQKLSKIARLVDRLKEEGVMEQTIVVATSPSDAASLLYLAPYAGTAMGEYFRDNGGHALMIYDDLTKHAVAYRQMSLLLRRPPGREAYPGDVFYLHSRLLERSAKLSDELGAGSLTALPIIETQAGDISAYIPTNVISITDGQIFLETDLFYQGIRPAISAGLSVSRVGGAAQTKAVKSVGGNLKLGLSQFRELASFAQFGSDLDDATKAQIDRGQRLTELLKQPQYQPMSVWEQFVSIHAVTSGAFDSVPVAKIKEAQAGLLTYLWNNAKDAMRELNKGAKPTDEQLRVIDEATQVAAKGFEE; from the coding sequence ATGAGCAAGATTGATGTGACAGAACTAGCCAAAAGCCTGCGGGAAAAAATCGCGCAGCTGGAGGCGACGGAAGGACTAGAGGACGCTGGTGTAGTTATCCGCGTTGGTGACGGCGTGGCCTGGGTGCACGGCCTCAGTAAAGCTGGCTATAGCGAAGTACTAGAGATTGAGACTGATGGTGGCGTGGTGGAAGCGTTTGCCCTGAACTTGATGGAAGATGAAATCGGTGCGGTGATCCTCGGCGGCGAAGAAAAAGTCAAGGCTGGCGCCAGTGTCCGCCGCAAGGGTGCGGTGTTGGACGTACCAGTTGGCGAGGAGCTGCTCGGCCGGGTGGTTGACCCGCTAGGTCGGCCGCTAGATGGCGGACCAGCTATCAAGACGAAGCAGCGCGGGCTGATTGAGCGCCCAGCCATCGGCGTGATGGGTCGTAAGTCGGTGCACGAGCCGCTGATGACCGGTATCATGTCAATTGACGCCATGTTCCCAATCGGTCGCGGGCAGCGCGAGCTGATCATCGGTGACCGCCAGACGGGAAAGACGGCCATTGCTATCGACACCATGATCAACCAGGCACGGCAAAAAACTGGCGTGGTCAACGTCTACGTGGCGATTGGACAGAAATTATCAAAGATTGCGCGGTTGGTTGACCGCCTGAAAGAAGAAGGCGTGATGGAGCAAACCATCGTGGTGGCGACCAGTCCGTCGGATGCAGCTTCCCTGCTATACTTGGCGCCATATGCTGGTACGGCCATGGGTGAATATTTCCGTGACAACGGCGGCCATGCGCTGATGATTTATGACGATTTGACCAAGCACGCCGTGGCCTACCGCCAGATGTCGCTCTTGCTCCGTCGTCCACCGGGACGCGAGGCCTATCCTGGTGATGTCTTCTACCTGCACTCTCGCCTGTTGGAGCGCTCAGCCAAGTTGTCGGACGAATTGGGTGCTGGCTCACTAACTGCCCTGCCGATCATCGAGACGCAGGCTGGCGACATCTCGGCGTACATTCCAACCAACGTGATTTCCATCACCGACGGTCAGATTTTCCTGGAAACCGATTTGTTCTATCAAGGTATTCGCCCAGCTATCTCTGCCGGTCTATCAGTTTCCCGTGTTGGTGGTGCTGCTCAGACGAAGGCGGTTAAGTCGGTCGGTGGTAACTTGAAGCTCGGTCTTTCACAGTTCCGTGAGTTGGCGTCGTTTGCGCAGTTTGGCTCGGACCTGGATGACGCGACCAAGGCGCAAATTGACCGCGGTCAACGCCTGACTGAACTGCTCAAGCAGCCGCAGTATCAGCCGATGAGTGTCTGGGAGCAATTTGTCAGTATTCATGCGGTGACTAGCGGCGCGTTTGATAGTGTGCCGGTCGCTAAAATTAAGGAAGCGCAGGCTGGTCTGCTAACGTACCT